From Daucus carota subsp. sativus chromosome 6, DH1 v3.0, whole genome shotgun sequence:
TATTTGCCAAAGCTTGTGAAATGTTTATTACTGATATGACCTCAAGGGCTTGGATTAACACAGAGGAGTCTGGAAGACGAACAGTCCAGAACAAGGACATTGCGGCAGCAATTTCCAAAACAGATATCTTTGATTTTCTAGAAGAGGTGGCTCCAAAAGATGAGTCGAGCCAACAAATTCTCAAGGCCACTCCAGCTGAACCTCAAAATCCTGGCTACAATGTTCCTCTTCCTGATCAGCAGCATGGAGTAGGAGCCTCGAGTGTGACAAGTGCTGGTGTCGAACAACCTCCACAGTTTGAGCTTTTTTATGATCAGGCAGGGCTCCAGAACCAACAATCCTTTGTGCCTGGGCCTCAAGCTCTGAACCAGCAGCAGCCTTTTATGCCTTGGCCACAGACTCAACAGCAGCTGGACCAGCAGAGCCTAGAACAGCAGCCTGAGCAGACCCCCGGAGCAACAGGTGCCTCAGGACTGAGCAGCAGCCGAGCGAGGAGTGCTACTAGCAGCAAGAGAAAGCGGATAATGTAATGAATATGGAATAACAAATGTACTTGCTTGAGAAAGTAGAGTGCTTGATGGAGATTGTGTAAAACCTGTGCATCGTactctgttttatttttattattaaaataggtCAAAGTTAaggattatattttaatttatatacttttattaGTGTTGTtaatataagttattaaattcttgaaaataaattaaaaaagtgacAAGTCTAAGAAATGTTTATAACTTTAGAATATGCAAgtttttgtaaattataatattagacATGTTAGATTGAAATAAGTCTTGATcggtcaaaaaatataaaaataaatttttaaataaattttaattatgatacTACGTACATAATAAGTCCGGCCTAATTCGATACAAAGATATGATATAAATGATTTGAATCCCATATTCATGAATTTATAAAATTCCAGTCTTCTATCACATTAGATtcagtttttgttaaaaatttaatattataaaaagtacGATTAATAACAACTATTATAAATTACTCGTACACATTACGTGTTATAAGCTAGTTTTTCTTTATTTCCGTCCAACTATATAACTACAATtcctaatattttaatattaatttattttaagctTGACATCaaagaatataaataatgaTCAAATTTATTCACAATATATTAAAAcattttagtattttaatttatataataatatcttcAAATCTATTCAGTTTTAATCCAAACTCATATTTAAACCGTTGACTCTCACTTATTTACTTGtcgttatatattttattagacttgtataataaatattttagtgataCGAAATCTAATTCCGGATGAGCTCATTATCTATTTGGTTTGTCGTATGcaatatatttttcatctgTTAAATAAATAACTTTGGACTTGTCGTGCGGATTATCCAATATATATTTATCTCTGAAGTAATTGATACGACAAAAATTACTCACATTAATTATATGAAGTGAAAAATGCAATCCAAATTAAATGCTAGAGATTTGACATAATAAACAAGGCACCCTAAGAATTAAATACAGAATTACTCAAtgaaatttctttaaaaaactCGTGAATTGCTCCTCACTTGTACAACATGAATCAAATTAAGCTTAACTAGTTTTGAGTAAGCATAAGCAGAAAAGGAATTAgaagaagagaaaaaggaaaaataataaaagaagggGGCGTGTGTATGTGAacgtgaatatatataaaaaaagaggGTCCAAGAGGAGGGGAAGTAGCTTCATTGTATTGTTGTATTTCCTCTGAGGCCCAACCAAACCCAAGAACACCAAGACGAGCGATTTATAGatcagaaagagagagaaacATCAAAACATAACACAATATCAAATTTCgtagatatacatataaatatctgTGTCTATATATTCAACCAGATTGCGTCTTGACCTATTTTACTCGCTTCATCGATCTGTCCTGTCATTCCACTAGTTGTGATTGATCTTCCGAGCTTTCTTGTTTCTGTGGATATTGTAAGTTGATATTGTTGTTTGTGATATTGTGTGTTAATTTGGTGAATTGCTGTTGTTTCTGTGCAATTGAGAGGATTTGATTTGTGTGTTTTggtggaattagggttttgattgCGCATTATGAGCATCCATAGCCCGGGGGAAAAGAATTGAGGAAAATTGTAGGGATTGGGGTTTTGATGTCCATGGGCGATGGCGGTGTTGCATGTGTTCCGCAGCAGCATGTTATGGACCAGTTTTCGGTTTCTGAGACTTCATTGTGCGCTGCCAAACGGAAGCCCAAGCTGGTTAAACGAAAGGTGAAGCGCAAGATTAAGATGAAGAGAGAGGGTAGTGGTAGTAGTAATGTTAAGAGAGGGGAGTTGAGGAAGAGTGAAATTGCGAGTTTTGGGAATGAGGTGGAGGATGAAGTGGAGGAGGGGGAGGTTGAGAATGGGGAGTTTATTCCAGATAAGCCAAGGAAAGTTGAGATTAGAAGTAGGATAGAGAAGGTAGATAGTGTAGCTGATAGTAGGAAGAAAAGGGATGTTGAGTTTTCATCGTCGGGGAGGTGGCAGAAAGGGGAAGTGGATAATGGGAAGTTTGGTTCGGGGAAGTATAAGAACGGGGAGGTTGATATGAATGAAATTGGGTCCTGGAAAGCGGGAAAAGATGAGCTGGAAAATGGTGAGTTTGTTCCGGAAAGATGGCATGGTGGTGAGATGATGAAGGATGATGGTAGTTATTCAAGAACGCACCGGTATGATTCTTCGAGGGACAAGGTATGGAGGTGTGATTCTGAGCGGACGCCACCTTTAGGTAAGTATACATCTGACAAAGAATTTAGCAGAAGAAGTGGCCAGTTTAGTAAAAGTTCCTCTAGGTGGGAAGGTAAGCAGGAGAGGAAGCCGAGAATCAGTTCGAAAATAGTGGATGATGAAGGCTCATTGAAGAATGAATATCATGTCAGCAAGAGTCATGGTAGAGAGTACTCATCATCTGCAGGAAATAGATTAAAGAGGCATGGTACTGATTCAGATAGCAGTGATCGCAGACACTACAGTGAATATGATGATTATGCAGTGTCTATGCCTAAAAGTCGGAGACTTTCTGATGATGGTAATCGTCCAGCATATGCAGAGCACTATCAACGGCCATCTATGGAGAGACCATATCGAAATTCCATGTCATCCAGAAATATGTTGTCTGACAGATATTCATCAAGACAATATGATTCTTCTTCCAAATTTATTTACGACAGGCATAATACTAGTCCACATCAGTATGAGCGGTCCCCACGTGAACAGGTCCGCTACCATGATCATCGTGATCGGAGTCCAGCTCCAACCGTAGCTCACCGTGGTCGTTCTCCTTATGATCGGAGTCCAGCTCCAAGCACAGGTCACCGTGGTCGTTCTCCTTATGATCGGAGTCCAGCTCCAGCCACAGCTCACCGGGGTCGTTCTCCTTATGATCGGAGTCCAGCTCCAGCCACAGCTCACCGTGGAAGATCTCCTTATGATCGGAGTCCAGCTCCATCCACTGCTCACCGTGGAAGATCTCCTTATGATCGGAGTCCAGCTCCAGCCACAGCTCACCGTGGAAGATCTCCTTATGATCGGAGTCCAGCTCCAGCTACAGCTCATCGTGGAAGATCTCCTTATGACCGGAGCCCAGCTTCAGCTCACCGTGGTAGATCTCCTTATGATCGGAGTCCACCTCCGACTACAGCTCACCGTGGAAGATCTCCTTATGATCGGAGTCCACCTCCGACTACAGCTCACCGTGGAAGATCTCCTTATGATCGGAGCCGTTACCAAGAGCATAGAAATGGTAGTCCTAGTTATTCTGACCGGTCACCACAAGATCAAAATAGGTACCATGATAGAAGAGAGAGGACTCCAAACTTCCAGGAGCATTCCTCGCTTTATTGGGGTAAAAGTGATAAGCATAGGGAAATGAATAGGAAAATTGGATCACAAGAAAAACGACAGAGTCAGCATGGTAAGAAACTACCGGAAGAGAAGCTTAACGTTAAGAAACCTGATGGAAGAGATTCAGAATTATTAGTAAAGGAGCCTGAATACAGGAGGAATTTGGATATTGGAGATAAGTCACATGATAAAATGGCTAATCTTCAATCTCGCAAGGAGGAGGTGTCCTGTAGTCCGTGTGTAAATAACAATGAGTCTGTTCAGATTAACCCAACTACTGATGAACTGCTTTCTATGGAAGAGGACATGGATATATGTGACACACCGCCACATGTTGCCACTGTGGCGGATTCAGATACGGGGAAATGGTTCTACTTGGATCATTATGGTGTGGATCAGGGACCTTCTAGATTGCGTGACTTGAAGATGCTTGTGGAGAAAGGCATTCTTGTTTCAGACCACTTGATTAAGCACTTAGACAGCGACAGGTGGGTGACTGTCGAAAATGCAGTTTCACCGTTAGTCACTTCTGATTTTCCATCCATTATTTCAGACACTGTTACTCAGTTGGTGACCCCCCCTGAGGCCCCTGGTAATGCATTGTCTGAATCAGGAGATGTCATGCAGGATGGTAATCAGTTAAATGATGAAATGGTGGCAGCCTCTACAGTAGTTGGTAATATAGCTGCAGCAGAGGCTTCACTTGATTTTCATCTTGATGAACGAGTTGGGGCACTACTAGAGGGTTGTACGATCGTTCCAGGAAGAGAACTGGAGACAGTAGGCGgtaactctctctctctgtctttTTGTGAATTGAATTCCTATAATCAACTTAGCATGGTAATTTTTCTCGTTTGCCACATGCAATATATTTTCTGCTTACATCACTGTGATTCTGTCATCTTTCAGAAGTGCTGCAAATGACTTTTGAGCACACAGATTGGGGGAACTGGGGAATCTTTGAAGGTAAACAATTTCTTTACATCTACTTGTAAATATGTTTGTCTGTGTGTGGTGATATCCTTGTATATCTTTgagtaaattatattttgtttctGGAGTatcaacaattttaaaatagtGTGGTTTTATATAATACaagcaaatattattttttatcaagGCGTATATATTATTAGGTTATGTCATCATGTCGTGTTGCCAAAATATGTCTTTAGTCGACTTCCTGATGGACCGGCCCAAGTGATGCTGAATTCTGAATACGGAATTGGTAAAAGATTGTATGCCTATTTAGCCACATATATAATGGCATGATGTTTCCACCTCAATTTTGTTTTGtatcaaaaccctaactcaggCTTATATCTGCGTACTATTATTGTTTGAAAACCGAACACACCTATAACATCTTTTGGCAACGACTGCCCATTTGGTTGCCTTCGAAACCCTAATCCTTTCCTGCAAGAATCTTTTTCCTCCATCAAATGCTTCTTCTTTTGTTGTCGCTCTGTCTTCCGATTTCTTCTGTCTCGTCCTGCTTCCGTCCAATTTAGGGTCAGTAATTTCTCTCCTTTTATGATAAGAGTATGAATTTCTAAAGATatttattatacataaattaatacGTTTGTTATGTGTATCTATATTATTCTAGTTTATagtattcataaatatttattcttttatatatgtttatggtGAATTATAAATGTGTGGGCTACAGTAATTTCGTGCTGTAAATCTATTAAATGTGTATATAAGATGTAATGCTTAATTAAGTTGTGAGCGACTTGTCTACAAGCCTTGACAGTATGTTGCCTCGGCGCTGTTTTAACTGTGGTTCTGGTTTCGATAAAGTATTCAATTCAATTATATCTTGGTTTGCCACTACAAATCATTGTGTACCGTCCATAGATTGCATTTTACTCCAGTAGTCGCTTACATGACACATTTTGAtgtggaatatatatatatatatatatgtgtgtgtgtgtgtgtgtgtgtgtgtgtgtgtgtgtgtgtgtgtgtgtgtgtgtgtgtgtgtttgggtGTGTATGTATCATGTATGTCCACTTACAAGTTTCTGTGCCTTACAAGCATACTGGTGTTTTTAATTAGTCCATCACCAGGAAAAAGTTTTTGCTCCTTTTTCTGCTTGATCTTTTCAATTAATATCTTATAAAATCCAAGGTCGACAATCTTCATTtgaaattgtataataataGATTTGCCAGTAGTATTACTTGAACATAACTTTATTATTGATTTAATTGACTGAATTGCAATGAAGATACTAAATTTTgtgatttgaaaatgaattaacttaattttaaaactgtACATATATGGTTCATCTACTTTGCAATGGTGGGAGTATAAAATTGTTGTCACAAATGTGTCAATCTTAACAGTATTCTCATGCATGCTTGAAAGAAAAATGCATAATCTTCATGTATATAAGTTTTCAAAGTTCTGATTTTGTATCTTTCTCTTTTACAATGCACTGGCTTGTGCAGAATTTTTTGTTCATTACTTATAACTTTGGAAATCTTCAATGACAAGAACAGGCCTGACTTGTAATCATCATGCAGAGGAACATTTTGATCAAAGGGGAGGAGAGTCCTCATTGAGTCATCTAGAAGGCTCTCTGAAAGGAACAGAAGCAAGTATAAGTGCTCCTTCTATTGACACTGATAGTATGTATTTGTATGGCGACTGGTTCTCCGGCAGGTGGTCGTGCAAGGGTGGGGATTGGAAGAGGAGTGACGAGGCTTCCCAAGATAGATCGTATAGAAGGAAAAATGTCCTAAATGATGGCTATCCCCTGTGTTTGATGCCAATATCTGGGCACGAGGACCCTCGGCAGCGTCAGAAGGATGAATTATATAATTCTTCTAGCAGAAGATATGATCTCCCACTTTGGGCATTTTCCTCACCTGATGAACTTAATGAATCAATTAGTATTATCAAGTTAAGTCAAAGTAAATCTATTTCTGCTAGGGGAGTGAGAGGAACGATGCATCCAGTTGTACGAATAAATGCCTGTGTGGTTAAGGACCATGGTTCCTTTGTATCCGAACCTCGCACAAAAGCTAAAGTGAAGGATAGACAATCCTCGAGGTCTAGCAGGCATTATTCTTCAACGACTGATGCAAAGAGACTATCTGTAGAAGGTAGTTCAAGCATGAAAAGCATGCATGACCAAGACTCTCAGGGAAGTTTGAAGAGCATAACATCCATAAATATACCAAAAGACCGACTTTGCACAGCAGATGACCTTCAGTTACATATAGGTGACTGGTATTACCTCGATGGTACTGGACATGAACAAGGGCCATTATTATCTTCAGAGATTCAGGTATTGGCAGAACAAGGTATCATCCAGAAGCTTACGAGTGTTTTCAGAAAAGTTGATAACATATGGGTTCCGGTAATCTCAGTTGCACAGGCTTCTATAGCTGCTGGAAAGACTCAAAGAGACAGTAGTTGTATTTCTAGAGAAAATTCTAGAGCACGTCATCCAGAAACCAAGAGTGATCTACATAATGAGAATTTTCCTATCAATTCATTTGATAGTTTGCATCCACATTACATTGGTTATACTCGAGGCAAGCTCCATGAGCTGGTAATGAAATCATACAAGAGTCGGGAATTTGCTGCTGCTATAAATGAGGTTCTTGACCCATGGATCAACGTGCAACAACCAAGAAAAGAGATGGAAAAACACGCAAGTAATTTATCTGTCACTCGTTTCCAAAGATCAGGTACCGTAAAGTCTTCTgcagtttttatatatttccaGACTACCTATGTAGCAAAATATGTTCTTGAATTAATGCATGATCTAGTCTTAAATATTCATTATTTATACTAGCACAATTTAAGGTGGAATTGCCTCTTGCCATGAATTTTGAATCTTAAACGCATATATGACCAATGTAAAGAAGAAACTGCTGCTTGTCACGTATATTGCTCCACAGTGTTGGTACTGAAACACTCCTTAATATCAACTAGTTTCTTCAGATCACTTACTAAAGTACGGCCTTTACTTTATTGCTCTTCTAATAAAGAATCCAAAGCCCTCCCTCCAGTGCTACCTATTAACTTTGTATGTCTTATCTATTGTTATTGCTTTCCCAACGCACTACACTTCATTTTGCATGTCATTTTTGATATAGTGTTTATGTACATTATCTTCTCTAGTCAATTTGTTTGAGTTATTCTGTTATTTTGGTGGTTCTCTCTCCGTTTTAACTTTTACGTATGTACTGCATGGAAGTTTCTTCTTTCTCCTGGTCATTTTATTGTAACTTAACAAATGTAATGCATCATTGACCGATACAGAGCAATTTCGTCCTGGCAAAAGACCGAGACTTCTGCTTGATGAAAGTGAAGAAAATTATGAAACAGAAGAAGACATACTGGCAGTCCAGAATGATGAGTTCTTGTTTGAAGATCTATGCAAGGATGTTACTTTTCCGAAAGAAGACAAAGCAGGtaccaaaaatgaagttggTTGCTGGGGTTTGCTTGAGGGCCTTGTTCTTGCACGAGTATTCCACTTTCTCAGAGACGACTTAAAATCTCTTGTTCATGCCGAGTCAACTTGTAAGCATTGGAGATGTGTATCCAAGTTGTACAAGAATCTCTGCGTACAGGCTGACTTGTCCTGTGTTGCTCCCTCTTGTACTGATTCTGTGATCTGTAGCATCTTGGTAAGTTTTACTTTCCTCATTCTCTGTTTTGGAGTATTGCAGGGCTGCTGCTACACATTGTTGCTCTCTCTAAAATTGATGGTCTATTTGCTTGCAGAATGGTTATAATAAAGAAAAACTCACTTCTTTGGTTCTACGTGGTTGCACAAATATTACTCCGGGTACACTTGAAGAAGTTCTACAGTTGCTCCCTTCTATATCATCTGTAGATATTAGAGGCTGCAGCCAGTTCGATGACTTGACATCCAGGTTTCCAAGTATCGCCTGGGTTGGTGGTCGTCTTTTACATCCAAGAGCGAGGAGTCTTAAACACTTCAATGACAGAACTTCATCAATTTTTAAGACTTCTTATGGTAGTCTAAATGAGGATTCCAGTGGCCTGAGAGATTATTTGGAAAGCTCAAGTGCAAGGGACAGTGCAAATCAGTTATTCCGCAGAAGCTTATACAAACGTTCAAAACTGTTTGATGCAAAGAGATCATCATCCATCTTGTCCAGGGGTGCTCATTTAAGGCATCTGGCCTTCAAAGAATCAGGAAATGGGTATAAGAAGATGGAAGAATATCTAACATCAAGTTTAAAGGGAATCATGAAGGAGAATACCTCTGACTTCTTTGAGGCTAAGGTACAGGATACCTGCTTTCTTCAGCTGGGGGGTCAAATTAATGTCCTGATATTTTGCGACTCacattcttttttctttcttcttttcttcaccAGGTTGCACAGATTACACGCCGGATGGAAAATGGCTATTATGTCAGTCATGGTTTGCGCTCTGTTAGGGAAGATATAAGCCGGATGTGCAGAGATGCAATGAAGTAAGTTGTGCTTccgtttttttattaaatttttaccaCTTGCTCTATCTTAGCCTCTTAGGTTTGTACATATGATGCGGGGAAAGCTCACAGGACATGGATTGATTAGCACAAAAGGCTTGGAATCTCATATCTGGATcttgaatattataatatgttctGTGCTTAACAAATATTGTAGTGAAGATCAAACTAGTCGAGGATATTCATCGTTGAatttgaatcatgttcaagcaGTAGTTTAGGTTactaatgtgtgtgtgtgtgtgtactggTTTAACTCATTACTTCTACTCATCAAGAAAAATCATCACGATTGAGTTTTTTGTGAGTGTATTTTCCCTCCTGAAACTTATCCCATGTCTAAAGTATGCCACTACATTAGAAGAAATACAAAAGTGCTTATATGTAAATAGTTTATATCTAATGACTGACCATGCTGTTTTATGATCATGTCAAACCAGAAGAAAAAATCGAGGTGAGGCCAGAAACATGAAACATATCATCACCTTATTTATTCATCTTGCCTCAAGTTTGGATGGTGGCTCAAAAGCTTTCCATGAGAGAGAGGAGTTGACAAAGATTTTGACAGATGAGTCACCTCCGGGGTTCTGTTCTGCTCCCTCAAAGTACAAGAAGATTGCTAGACTAAGTGAAAGGAAATACACGATGAGGAGTAATGGATCATCCTTTACCAATGGTATTTCTGATAATGGAGATTATGCTTCTGATGGAGAAATTAAAAGACATTTATCGAAGTTGAATAAAAGGTCTATAGATTCAGGAAGTGAAACATCTGGCGGGTCTTCGGAAGAAACTGAGACAGATGGGTCGACTTCTTCAGACAGTGAATTGGGTTTTGAGTCTGAAGGCAGAAAAAGGGAGTCAAGCAGGGATGACTATTCCAATGCAGACGATGGATTTGAGACTTTTACAGATGATCGTGAATGGGGTGCTCGTATGACAAAAGCAAGTCTTGTTCCCCCCGTCACCAGGAAATATGAAGTTATCGATCACTATGTGATTGTAGCAGATCAGGATGAAGTGGAAAGAAAGATGCAGGTCTCCTTACCGGATGAATATAAAGAGAAGCTTGATGCCCAAAAAAATGGAACTGAGGAGTCTGATATGGAAATACCTGAAGTTAAAGACTACAAACCTCGGAAACAGCTTGGAGACGAGGTGTTGGAACAAGAAGTGTATGGCATTGATCCATACACACATAATTTACTACTTGATTCAATGCCAGATGAATCCGATTGGCCTCTTTCCGAGAAACATGTCTTTATCGAAGATGTGCTACTCCGTACATTGAATAGGCAAGCCAGAAGTTTTACAGGCACTGAAAACACTCCTATGAAATACACATTGGAGCCTGTTATTGAAGAAATCCTGAAAACTTCGAAAGAAGAACATGATATACGCACCGTAAGAGTATGCCAGTATATGCTAAATTCCATTCGAAaacgtccggaggacaattatGTTGCTTACAGAAAGGTAACGTGCAGTGACATCTTTATTTACATCACAGGCCAACCATTGCTTCTGTTACAATTTTATTTATCTATTGATAATTCTGCTATGATTTGATCTAGGGGCTTGGTGTTGTATGCAACAAACAAGGTGGCTTTGTTGAGGATGACTTTGTCGTGGAGTTTTTAGGAGAGGTAATGTAATCTTGATATTTTGAATAACTAGTTCTAATAAagccttttattattatttttggtcAGATTTTGGTTTGTATCTTAGCTGATATCGATTATGTATGATCGCTGTTGATGACAGGTTTACCCTGCCTGGAAATGGTTTGAGAAGCAAGATGGTATTCGCTCTTTGCAGAAAAATAGTAAAGAACCAGCACCggagttttataatatttatcttGAGAGACCAAAGGTATCATCAAGTTCTTGAAATATAATGTGACATCCTCTAGATCAAGTACAATTACCTGACTATCCATCTCTTCGTGGCAGGGTGATGCTGATGGTTATGACTTGGTAGTTGTTGATGCAATGCACAAGGCAAATTATGCAAGTCGGATTTGTCATTCTTGTAGACCTAATTGTGAAGCAAAGTTAGTTTCTTCATCCTGGATGCCAAtagaatattactccctctattCCAATTATTTTGTCATACACATAAATCCACTTATTTAGCATTTTTTGACACTTACTTTGCCTTTATAAGCAAATGTAGCCAATACTTTTGCAACATGTAAAATAGGAATCATGGTCAAAATAAATAGGATGGAGTGATTAACTCGTGtgaacattatatatataaattttcctTTTATGGAGCTTTACAGTGATCGTATTCTCGCACTTTAGCTCAATCCTTTGTATGAATATTGGCAAGTATTAAGTCTTAGAGAATGTTGATGTTTTGTTTACTAGCCCTGACTTGgatattttctgtttttaaatAGCTAGAAGGACAATTCATCTCTCTCTgataattagttaaaatatttCATTGCAAACGAAATTATTaatatcccccccccccccccccccccccccccccctcctctTCTCAGATGCAAGTGCTTCTGAATTTCAGTGTGACTGATCAAGTAATGCTGTGTCACATGAAGCACCCTTTAACTGATTGCAGTGTTACCCgttcattttaaacaacattCACCTGTTTGTTAATGGTT
This genomic window contains:
- the LOC108226210 gene encoding nuclear transcription factor Y subunit C-6-like, yielding MDPSEDCPQQQYIADSAGQMSNTAPPLHDIATNSNTYVPVNSTMQPPPLPVSGIQHQPAHQDPQAQHLKLVRERLRLSWANQMQEMKSADLKKHNLPISRIKNIMQADEDVKMIAKETTAVFAKACEMFITDMTSRAWINTEESGRRTVQNKDIAAAISKTDIFDFLEEVAPKDESSQQILKATPAEPQNPGYNVPLPDQQHGVGASSVTSAGVEQPPQFELFYDQAGLQNQQSFVPGPQALNQQQPFMPWPQTQQQLDQQSLEQQPEQTPGATGASGLSSSRARSATSSKRKRIM